A window of Kiritimatiellaceae bacterium contains these coding sequences:
- a CDS encoding DNA-binding protein VF530 — MLSIEENQNNPLHGLSAEAMVTELVEFYGWEILYAALGLNCFRMNPSVPSAVKFLRKTEWARHKVENFYLYRFKRMPKARGVEFDLDPRDRGFANGIVPKDPMPLTVEMIEEMKAEAAENYQNRRSDSRY, encoded by the coding sequence ATGTTGTCGATTGAAGAAAATCAGAATAACCCGCTGCATGGGTTGAGCGCCGAGGCGATGGTGACTGAACTCGTGGAGTTTTACGGGTGGGAGATTTTATACGCCGCGCTGGGTCTCAATTGTTTTCGCATGAATCCGTCCGTTCCCAGTGCTGTGAAGTTTTTACGGAAGACGGAGTGGGCCCGGCACAAGGTCGAGAATTTTTATTTATACCGCTTCAAACGGATGCCGAAAGCCCGCGGGGTGGAATTTGATTTGGATCCGCGTGATCGCGGCTTCGCGAACGGGATTGTTCCGAAAGATCCAATGCCGCTGACCGTTGAAATGATCGAAGAGATGAAGGCGGAAGCCGCAGAGAACTACCAGAACCGCCGCTCGGATTCGCGCTACTGA
- a CDS encoding alpha/beta fold hydrolase, which produces MPTMTELEKLVVPQTKRPDFDAFWAETIRRCETIPLNVKGDTKTEVRDLTFEGLDGTPIHAWLLLPPEAKERKVPVLIHCHGANRSRGKPENFSAWLAAGCAVISPDFRLQGGTTGSNTQFDGDGKSGWWTPNLNDLMNSYLFCVWTDFLRAVRLARETPEIDSKRIAVSGHSQGGGLALGLAALDRSVALCMADVPSSCWMEQRIATRSGGGAGIADYLLAFPERAETVRRNISYFDNINLAPQITCPVLVSIGMQDTVSPPECTFAAYNKIRSPKEIVVYPQAGHEGGGKIHLERKLAFLTANGHG; this is translated from the coding sequence ATGCCGACCATGACCGAACTCGAAAAGCTTGTTGTGCCGCAAACGAAGCGGCCCGATTTTGACGCGTTCTGGGCTGAAACGATCCGGCGGTGCGAAACCATTCCGCTGAACGTCAAAGGCGACACGAAGACGGAGGTTCGTGACCTGACGTTTGAAGGGCTCGACGGAACTCCAATTCATGCCTGGCTGCTGCTTCCGCCGGAAGCGAAGGAGCGGAAAGTTCCGGTACTGATTCATTGCCACGGCGCAAACCGCAGTCGCGGGAAGCCGGAAAATTTCTCCGCCTGGCTGGCGGCAGGTTGTGCGGTGATCTCTCCGGACTTCCGCTTACAGGGCGGCACGACCGGATCGAATACGCAGTTTGACGGCGACGGGAAATCCGGCTGGTGGACACCGAACCTTAACGATCTGATGAACAGTTATTTGTTCTGCGTCTGGACCGATTTTCTGCGCGCCGTCCGGCTGGCCCGCGAAACGCCGGAGATCGATTCGAAGCGGATTGCGGTTTCCGGCCACAGTCAGGGCGGCGGACTGGCGTTAGGTCTGGCGGCGCTCGACCGGTCGGTGGCGCTTTGCATGGCCGATGTTCCGAGTAGCTGCTGGATGGAACAGCGGATTGCAACCCGCAGCGGCGGCGGAGCCGGAATTGCTGATTACCTGCTGGCATTTCCGGAGCGGGCTGAAACCGTCCGCCGGAATATTTCATACTTCGACAACATCAACCTCGCGCCGCAGATCACCTGTCCGGTGCTGGTTTCTATCGGCATGCAGGATACGGTTTCTCCGCCGGAATGCACGTTTGCGGCTTACAACAAAATCCGGTCGCCGAAAGAGATAGTGGTTTACCCGCAGGCCGGACACGAAGGCGGCGGGAAGATTCATCTGGAACGGAAACTGGCGTTTTTAACCGCGAATGGACACGGATGA
- a CDS encoding ribonucleoside-diphosphate reductase subunit alpha has protein sequence MSVKIDFSRDSLMTEFGRKTLEDRYMLPGEKSPQEAFARAAAAFSDDDAMAQRIYDYASMLWFMFSTPILTNGGTNRGLPISCFLNYVPDSRGGITGHYTETAWLSSFGGGVGGYWGDVRACGSKTSHGSESTGVIPFLKVVDAEMLAFSQGVTRRGSYAAYLPVNHPEIEEFLDVRKPTGGDVNRKSTNLHHGVVLTEEFMNLIDQATRIPGFDDSFKLIDPHTKEVKKTVSAKTIWVKLIQNRIETGEPYILFDKATNDALPEFQKKLGLKVHQSNLCSEITLPTNEERTAVCCLSSVNLETYDEWKDHPQFIPDLIRFLDNVIQSFIDNAPDSIGRARFSAERERSIGLGAMGFHAYLQAHSIPFESAIAKGLNMQMFRLIKEQAVAATRQLAIERGECPDGLGYGVRNAHLLSIAPNASSSIICGNTSPSIEPFRANAFTQKTKSGSALMKNKYLEEVLERYGQNNSEVWKSVITQGGSAQHLDFLSDWERDVFKTALEIDQRWVIEFAADRQQYVCQSQSVNLFFPALVSKQELHNTHMLAWKKGLKSLYYVRSEAIKRADVVSEQKPREVMLDYNKESTCLSCEG, from the coding sequence ATGAGTGTTAAAATTGATTTTTCCCGCGACAGTTTGATGACCGAGTTCGGACGTAAAACTCTCGAAGACCGCTATATGCTCCCCGGCGAAAAAAGCCCGCAAGAGGCCTTTGCCCGCGCCGCCGCCGCTTTTTCGGACGACGATGCCATGGCCCAGCGGATTTATGATTACGCCAGCATGCTCTGGTTTATGTTTTCCACCCCGATTCTGACCAACGGCGGCACCAATCGCGGCCTGCCGATCTCCTGCTTTCTGAATTACGTTCCCGACAGCCGGGGCGGCATTACCGGTCACTACACCGAAACGGCGTGGCTTTCGTCGTTCGGCGGCGGTGTCGGCGGCTACTGGGGCGACGTGCGCGCCTGCGGCTCCAAAACGTCGCACGGTTCCGAATCGACCGGCGTGATTCCTTTCCTGAAAGTGGTCGATGCCGAAATGCTGGCGTTCAGCCAAGGCGTAACGCGGCGCGGCTCCTACGCCGCCTACCTGCCGGTCAATCACCCAGAGATCGAAGAATTTCTCGACGTTCGCAAACCGACCGGCGGAGATGTGAACCGTAAGTCCACCAATCTGCACCACGGCGTGGTGCTGACCGAAGAGTTTATGAACCTGATCGATCAGGCGACGCGCATTCCCGGCTTCGACGACAGCTTTAAACTGATCGACCCGCACACCAAAGAGGTGAAGAAAACCGTGTCGGCCAAAACCATCTGGGTGAAGCTGATTCAGAACCGCATTGAAACCGGCGAGCCCTACATTCTGTTCGACAAGGCCACCAACGACGCCCTGCCCGAGTTCCAGAAAAAGCTCGGACTGAAAGTTCACCAGTCGAACTTGTGCAGCGAAATCACCCTGCCGACCAACGAAGAGCGTACGGCGGTCTGCTGTCTCAGTTCGGTCAATCTGGAAACCTACGACGAGTGGAAAGATCATCCGCAGTTTATTCCCGATCTGATTCGTTTTCTCGATAACGTCATTCAGTCGTTTATCGACAACGCGCCCGACAGCATTGGCCGAGCCCGCTTCAGCGCGGAGCGCGAGCGTAGTATCGGCCTCGGCGCAATGGGCTTCCACGCCTATTTGCAGGCGCACAGCATTCCGTTCGAAAGCGCCATCGCCAAAGGTCTCAACATGCAGATGTTCCGGCTCATTAAAGAACAGGCCGTCGCGGCGACCCGGCAACTCGCCATCGAACGCGGCGAATGCCCGGACGGCTTAGGCTACGGCGTGCGTAACGCCCACTTGCTTTCGATTGCGCCGAACGCCAGCAGTTCCATCATCTGCGGCAATACCAGTCCGTCGATTGAACCGTTCCGCGCCAACGCTTTCACACAGAAAACCAAGAGCGGCTCGGCGCTGATGAAAAATAAATATCTCGAAGAAGTGCTCGAACGCTACGGACAGAATAATTCCGAAGTCTGGAAGTCCGTCATCACACAGGGCGGCAGTGCACAGCACCTTGATTTCCTGAGCGACTGGGAGCGCGACGTGTTCAAAACGGCACTGGAAATTGACCAGCGCTGGGTAATCGAGTTTGCCGCCGACCGTCAGCAGTATGTCTGCCAGTCGCAGAGCGTTAACCTTTTCTTTCCCGCGCTGGTCAGCAAACAGGAATTGCACAACACCCACATGCTGGCTTGGAAAAAAGGACTCAAGAGCCTCTACTATGTCCGCAGCGAAGCGATCAAGCGCGCCGACGTCGTCTCCGAACAGAAACCGCGCGAAGTCATGCTCGATTACAACAAGGAAAGCACGTGCCTTTCGTGTGAAGGCTAG
- a CDS encoding ribonucleotide-diphosphate reductase subunit beta yields the protein MPLLEERTYYKPFEYDWAFEAYKMQQQMHWMPSEINLADDLKDFNENISQKDKNLLLNIFKFFTQADVDVAGGYSTLFLPTFKVPEVRMMLSAFAAMEAVHQDAYSLLLETLGLGDDEYTVFMEIAAMAEKHEYLLNFNMETPFDMAKTMAVYSAFTEGIQLFSSFAILMNFPRFNKMKGMGQIVTWSIRDESLHVESMALLFKTFIKEHPELWTDKLKYEIYCAAERSVELEDRFIDLAFELGSVEGLTADEVKAYIRYIANRRLIGIGMKSIYTVPENPLPWLDYMLNGVEHTNFFENRSTEYAKASTTGNWQDIFK from the coding sequence ATGCCGCTTTTAGAAGAGAGAACTTATTACAAACCGTTTGAGTACGACTGGGCGTTTGAAGCCTACAAGATGCAACAACAGATGCATTGGATGCCGAGTGAGATTAATCTGGCCGACGACCTGAAAGATTTTAACGAGAATATTTCGCAGAAGGACAAAAACCTTCTGCTGAATATTTTTAAATTTTTCACGCAGGCCGACGTCGATGTCGCAGGCGGTTACTCCACCCTTTTCCTGCCGACCTTCAAGGTGCCGGAAGTCCGCATGATGCTCAGCGCCTTCGCCGCCATGGAAGCCGTTCATCAGGACGCCTATTCGCTACTGCTGGAAACGCTCGGCCTCGGCGACGATGAGTACACCGTTTTCATGGAAATCGCCGCGATGGCGGAAAAGCATGAATACCTGCTCAACTTCAACATGGAAACGCCGTTCGATATGGCGAAAACCATGGCGGTTTACAGCGCCTTCACCGAAGGCATTCAGCTTTTCAGCAGCTTCGCCATCCTGATGAACTTCCCGCGCTTCAACAAAATGAAAGGGATGGGCCAGATCGTCACCTGGAGCATCCGCGACGAAAGCCTGCACGTCGAATCGATGGCGCTGCTTTTCAAAACGTTCATCAAAGAGCATCCAGAGCTCTGGACCGACAAACTGAAATACGAAATCTACTGCGCCGCCGAACGCTCCGTGGAACTGGAAGACCGCTTCATCGACCTCGCCTTCGAGCTGGGCTCCGTCGAAGGGCTCACAGCCGACGAAGTGAAAGCCTACATCCGCTACATCGCCAACCGCCGTCTGATCGGCATCGGCATGAAAAGCATCTACACCGTGCCGGAGAATCCGCTTCCGTGGCTTGACTACATGCTCAACGGCGTCGAACACACCAACTTCTTTGAAAACCGCTCCACCGAATATGCCAAGGCGTCAACGACGGGAAACTGGCAGGATATATTCAAGTAA